A region from the Manihot esculenta cultivar AM560-2 chromosome 13, M.esculenta_v8, whole genome shotgun sequence genome encodes:
- the LOC110629525 gene encoding protein RALF-like 34, which produces MFSMAAPTLSLFFFVCFLALTSIAHAQVEETGLKIMANALEWQMAMSMYNDLEENGDELVDWDGDEEMGGRRTLFWRRVHYYISYGALAANRIPCPPRSGRSYYTHNCFKARAPVNPYTRGCSRITRCRR; this is translated from the coding sequence ATGTTCTCCATGGCTGCTCCcactctttctctcttcttcttcgttTGCTTTCTTGCTCTCACCTCAATAGCCCATGCCCAGGTGGAAGAAACTGGCTTGAAGATAATGGCGAACGCGCTAGAATGGCAAATGGCGATGTCCATGTACAATGATTTGGAGGAGAATGGTGATGAGTTGGTAGATTGGGATGGTGATGAGGAGATGGGTGGCCGCAGAACTTTGTTCTGGAGAAGAGTACATTACTATATCTCGTATGGAGCTCTCGCCGCTAATAGGATTCCTTGCCCTCCACGTTCCGGGAGATCTTACTACACTCATAATTGCTTCAAGGCTAGAGCTCCTGTTAATCCTTACACCAGAGGATGTTCTAGGATCACTCGTTGCAGGAGATGA
- the LOC110629524 gene encoding tetraketide alpha-pyrone reductase 1 → MEQVKGKVCVTGASGFLASWLIKRLLLSGYQVIGTVRDPENEKKLAHLWNLEGAKERLQLVKADLMEMGSFDDAIFGCHGVFHTASPVLRPSSDPKIEILEPAVEGTLNVLRSCKKNPCLKRVILTSSSSAVRVRDDFDPLVPLDESSWSSVEISERLQIWYALSKTLAENAAWEFCNKNGISLITILPAFVIGPSLPPELCSTASDVLGLLKGETEKFQWHGRMGYVHIDDVALSHILVYEHESAHGRYLCSSTVLELDELVSLLSARYPSLPIPKRFQQLNRPFYDFNTTKLKSLGFEFKPVEKMFDDCIASLKEQGHLAVD, encoded by the exons ATGGAACAAGTTAAAGGCAAGGTCTGTGTTACAGGGGCTTCAGGTTTTCTAGCTTCTTGGCTTATCAAACGACTGCTCTTGTCAGGGTATCAAGTCATTGGAACTGTAAGAGATCCAG aaaatgaaaagaaactAGCTCATCTGTGGAACCTAGAAGGAGCAAAGGAGAGGCTCCAGTTAGTAAAGGCTGATTTGATGGAAATGGGCAGCTTTGATGATGCAATTTTTGGATGTCATGGTGTGTTCCACACTGCTTCCCCTGTGCTCAGACCTTCATCTGATCCAAAG ATTGAAATTTTGGAACCAGCTGTTGAGGGCACTTTGAATGTGTTGCGTTCCTGTAAGAAGAATCCATGTCTAAAGCGTGTGATTCTCACCTCATCCTCTTCAGCTGTTAGAGTGAGAGATGATTTTGACCCCCTTGTACCTCTCGACGAGTCATCTTGGAGCTCTGTGGAAATCAGCGAGAGACTCCAG ATTTGGTATGCTTTATCAAAAACACTAGCTGAGAATGCTGCATGGGAATTCTgcaacaaaaatggaatcagtTTAATAACCATTCTTCCTGCATTCGTGATCGGACCTAGTTTGCCACCTGAATTATGTTCTACTGCATCTGATGTCCTTGGCTTGCTTAAAG GTGAAACAGAGAAATTTCAATGGCATGGAAGAATGGGATATGTTCACATAGATGACGTTGCCCTTTCCCACATCCTTGTTTACGAGCATGAGAGTGCTCATGGAAGATATCTCTGTAGCTCAACGGTTCTGGAGCTTGATGAATTAGTGTCATTGCTATCAGCTCGTTATCCATCTCTGCCCATCCCAAAAAG GTTTCAGCAACTAAACAGGCCATTCTACGATTTCAACACAACAAAGTTGAAGAGCTTAGGATTCGAGTTCAAGCCTGTCGAGAAAATGTTCGATGATTGCATTGCATCACTCAAGGAACAGGGCCATCTTGCTGTTGATTAA